The DNA segment CTGTAATAATATTCGGTAAATAGAATATTGTTTTGAAAAACCCAGTTCCCTTCAAATTCAATCTTCTATTTGAAAACCAAAAAGCTAAAATCATTGCCAAAACGATCTGTGGAATAAAGTTCATCGTCCACAAAACAAGCGTGTTCGTTAGAGACTTGAGAAACAATGCATTACTAAATAGATTAATGAAATTTTGAATACCTACTAGTTTAAATTCTGTATCCCACCCACCTAAATCCGTAAAAGAAAGTAAAATGGTATAAAGTGTAGGATACAAATTGAAAAATAAGAAAACTAAAAAAAATGGTAATAGAAAGATATAAGCATAATTGTTATAACTTTCTAAACTCTTTCTTTTTCTTTTAGTTTTCTCCTTACTCAAAATAGTTTCTTCTTTTAACACGATAGAATCCTCCTAACTCTTTTAAAAAAGGGATAGCAATTTCAAAACAATGCTATCCCTCATTTTAGGTCTTAAAGCTTAATCAATCTCTAAATCTGGATAAGCATTTTTTGCTGCATTTTTAAAGTCATCTATTGCTTGGTCAAGTTTTATTTCACCTTTTGAGTAAGGAATCAAAGCTGAATCATTGAAAAGAGTATTTAACGTTTGATCATATTCTGTAACGATAGAAGCATCGATTGAATCAATTTGATCAGCAAATTGTTCATAGTGATTTTGGCCACCTAAGAATTCCTCAGAAAAACCTCCTTTTATTTCATCAACTACGGTTCTATTTGATACGACATCTCCTGTATCTTCGGCCCACTGTTTCAAAAATTCAGGATCAGTAGTTAAATATTCTACTATATCTGCTGCTGCTTCCTTAGTGTCAGATGTTTCTGTAACTCCCATCCATGTACCGCCTCTAAAGTAAGTAGCAGGTCCTTTTGCCATTTTCCAATCACCTTCAGTAGAGTTAGAAGCATCAGATGACTCTGCATTAGGTTTTAACCAAAAATGTAGTCCCCATGTAGGTAAGCTGTAACCAAAAACTTTGTTATTAGACATTCCTGAAAAATAGGCTTCACTTTGAGGAGGAGCATCTAACATTAAACCTTCTTCATTCATTTTCTTTGCTAGTTCCAATAGTTCTGTAATATTATTATCAATTTCAAGCTGGTTATCTACTACCCAACCTTTTTCTCTAGTACTGTAGAAAGGAAAAGATAAATCTTCTATACCAGATATCATATCTAACTCACCATTTGAAGCTTCATCTATTTTTTTAGCGGTTTCATAAAAACCATCCCAAGTAGAGATTGTTTCTTGCATTTCTTCAGGAGTTTCTATACCAAGATATTCCTTAGCAAAACTATCACGATAAAAAAATGCTCCTGGTGCTGCCTGCCAAGCATTTGCAACTTGAACACCATCTTTGTTCGTACCTACTTCTTTTACATAATCATAAGTATTTTCTAAATTTTCAGATAAACTAGAAAATTGATTTAAGTCAGTCAACATACCAGACTCAACATATTTTTTCGCAAAGTTTCCTTCCATCAAAACAACATCTGGAGCGTCTTTAGATCCTAATATAGGGTCCAGTTTTGCTTCAAATTGCTCTGTTGGTGTAGTAACTACATTAATTTTGTAATCTAAATCTGGATGGCTAGGTAAATAATAATCATTTATCATTGTTGAAATTTCATCTGTAAATGACCAAATCTCAACTGTCTTTTCTTTATCATTTCCATTTTCTTTTCCATTTGCTGATTCTTCACTTGAATTTCCACATGCTGCTAAAAGAGTTACCATACTTGCTGTTAACAGAATACCCCATCTTCTTTTCATCTTCTTACCTCCATTAGTGTATAAAAATCGGATTCCTTTTAATTAAAAGATTACTAGATAAAATTTAACTGTATATAAAGAGTTTACCTTTCACCATAAACAAAAATTAAAGATCCTCCTTTTCGTTTCACTATTTATTTCATACTCTAATTCAGTATTTTTCTTGTTAAATTAGAATATTTTTTATAGGTATATCATTTTTGTCTATGTAAAGAATTTTATGCATGGATAAATACTTATGAAATCAATAAAACTAAAAATCTTAACGTTTTACTGAAAATACTTTGTAGATAGGATTTTAAATCGTTAAAAACGAAGCATTAGGTGTTATAAGTATCTCCTCATCTTTTCCCCCTCTATAATATAATATTTCGTTAGTTGGTTTGTTGACCAAACTAACTCATAGCTAAATAATAAGTCCTTTTCCATTTTTTGTCAAGCGCTTTCATTATTATTTTTGATAAATAACCTCAAACTAATTAAGCATACTGATTTAGTCTTTCTCTTCTTTATCTTAATGATATAAAAAACCATAATTTGTTTTATAACTAAAATATCCTTCTAATATTTAGTATGCTGAACAAAATTTTCTAATTATCAGTAAGGTGTTACTTTAATTTCACTTTTCTTATTTTTCAAATACAATAAGCTATATAAAAATTCTTTTTTCCTTATTATGAAATTTGTGCTATCATTTGGTTTGTTAGTCAAACATACTATTAGAAATAAATTTCAAAAAATTAAAACGTAGACTCTTTAATCATCTCACTAACAAAAAAAATACAAAGACAAAGGATTGATTTAAATGATTGCGGATAAATATACAATCAGAGAACAAAATGAAGCAATTGTTTTAACAAATATTATAAATAATTCAGAAATTTCACGTTCTGCAGTTTCCAAAAGTACTGGGTTAAATAAAGCTTCTATATCAGAAATTGTAAAAAAACTCATTAATGATCAATTAATCAATGAAACTGGCATCGGAAACGCCTCTTCAGCAGGTGGACGAAAACCTATCATGCTACAATTAAATAAGCATGCTGGAGTTTCCTTAGGAATCGACTTAGGGTATGATTATATTGCGTCTATGTTGACCTACTTAAATGGGGAGCTTGTAAAGGAAAAAAGAACTACAGGTACTTTAATTACAAAAGAAAATGTAGTAGAAATCATTGAAGATATTATTGAATCATACACAAACCTAGCAACTGAGCTTCCTTATAAAATTATTGGCGTTACTATAGCCATACACGGAATTGTTTTTGAGAACAATATTTTATTTACTCCTTATTACAACTTGGATAAAATCGATTTATTTAAAGAATTATCTAATATTATAGATATTCCTATTCACCTGGAAAATGAAGCTAACC comes from the Carnobacterium sp. 17-4 genome and includes:
- a CDS encoding ABC transporter substrate-binding protein, coding for MKRRWGILLTASMVTLLAACGNSSEESANGKENGNDKEKTVEIWSFTDEISTMINDYYLPSHPDLDYKINVVTTPTEQFEAKLDPILGSKDAPDVVLMEGNFAKKYVESGMLTDLNQFSSLSENLENTYDYVKEVGTNKDGVQVANAWQAAPGAFFYRDSFAKEYLGIETPEEMQETISTWDGFYETAKKIDEASNGELDMISGIEDLSFPFYSTREKGWVVDNQLEIDNNITELLELAKKMNEEGLMLDAPPQSEAYFSGMSNNKVFGYSLPTWGLHFWLKPNAESSDASNSTEGDWKMAKGPATYFRGGTWMGVTETSDTKEAAADIVEYLTTDPEFLKQWAEDTGDVVSNRTVVDEIKGGFSEEFLGGQNHYEQFADQIDSIDASIVTEYDQTLNTLFNDSALIPYSKGEIKLDQAIDDFKNAAKNAYPDLEID